Proteins co-encoded in one Ziziphus jujuba cultivar Dongzao chromosome 9, ASM3175591v1 genomic window:
- the LOC125424349 gene encoding probable plastid-lipid-associated protein 4, chloroplastic → MALSASYSPAFLSTTHSSSSSSSPCSSLKLLHSHPSFTHSHFPTKPTSTIPIHTLSSTTSSSTSSEKWRAKVSFFPAFLKKGKDAKTLKEELLDAIETLDRGAEATPEDQQRVDKIARELEAVNPIKEPLKSDLLNGKWELIYTTSKSILQTQRPKFLRSRTNYQAINVDTLRAQNKESWPFFNEVTADLTPLNARKVAVKFDYFKIAGLVPIKAPGRARGELEITYLDEELRVSRGDLGNLFVLKMIDPSYRVPT, encoded by the exons ATGGCCTTATCTGCTTCTTACTCTCCGGCATTCCTCTCCACCACccattcatcttcatcttcatcttctccgTGTTCGTCTCTGAAACTTCTCCATTCTCATCCTTCCTTCACCCACTCTCACTTCCCCACAAAACCCACATCCACAATCCCTATCCACACACTCTCATCCACTACATCTTCATCAACATCTTCAGAAAAGTGGAGGGCCAAAGTTTCATTCTTTCCTGCCTTCTTGAAGAAGGGCAAAGATGCTAAGACTCtcaaggaggagcttcttgatGCCATTGAAACTCTTGACAGAGGTGCCGAAGCCACTCCTGAAGATCAGCAGAGAGTTGATAAG ATTGCACGCGAACTTGAAGCAGTTAATCCAATAAAGGAACCACTCAAATCTGATCTACTGAACGGAAAATGGGAGCTCATATACACAACTTCCAAATCAATTTTGCAAACCCAG AGGCCCAAATTCTTGAGGTCAAGAACAAACTACCAAGCAATCAATGTGGATACCCTCAGGGCACAAAATAAGGAATCTTGGCCATTTTTCAATGAG GTAACAGCAGATTTGACACCTCTAAATGCAAGAAAAGTGGCAGTAAAATTTGATTACTTCAAAATTGCAGGTCTG GTACCCATTAAGGCACCTGGAAGAGCTCGTGGGGAATTGGAAATAACATACTTGGACGAAGAATTGCG TGTCTCAAGGGGTGACTTAGGAAACTTGTTCGTCTTGAAAATGATTGATCCATCTTACAGAGTTCCTACCTAA
- the LOC107427777 gene encoding uncharacterized protein LOC107427777, which produces MLTGNILTKRAVYSVSSALMASSSLSSLLLHPFSSPSNLNPNPNLTHRCTFPLRTPRHTLTFFSRSNSSPPNPSTDLTSSSSDPPPSPDSDSSSSSSPVPTTTTTKKSFAVATGELFLGLASRLIIRRKPSEGPNGEAASSSVAMFENYGADDGGKNSKEKIGAVMEDEIEPQVVWEQRVKDIEAERERCVVTSPGFSFSAAGLLFPYHLGVARFLIENGYIKETTPLAGSSAGAIVCAVIASGASMEEALLATKILAEDCRNKGTAFRLGAVLRDVLDKFLPNDAHSRSNGRVRVAVTQILWRPKGLLVDKFESKEDLINAVFTSSFIPGYLAPRPATMFRNRLCIDGGLTLFMPPTSAAQTVRVCAFPASRLGLQGIGISPDCNPENRASPRQLFNWALEPADDSILDQLFELGYQDAAVWAKENPVSKLVEDGSAFLENGLTQ; this is translated from the exons atgttaacggGCAACATTTTAACAAAAAGAGCCGTTTATTCTGTTTCTTCAGCATTAATGGCTTCCTCTTCTCTCTCGTCTCTCCTCCTTCACcccttctcttctccttctAACCTTAACCCTAACCCTAATCTCACCCACAGGTGCACCTTCCCTCTGCGCACTCCAAGGCATACCCTCACCTTCTTCTCCCGCTCCAATTCCTCTCCTCCCAATCCCAGCACCGACCTCACCTCCTCCTCCTCTGACCCTCCTCCTTCTCCTGACTctgactcttcttcttcttcttctccggtTCCTACGACAACAACGACGAAGAAGTCCTTCGCCGTTGCCACCGGAGAGCTATTTCTGGGCCTGGCTTCTCGGCTTATTATTCGGAGGAAGCCCAGCGAAGGCCCAAATGGAGAGGCCGCCTCCTCCTCCGTCGCCATGTTCGAAAATTACGGTGCAGATGATGGTGGGAAGAACTCCAAGGAGAAAATCGGGGCGGTTATGGAGGACGAAATTGAGCCCCAAGTCGTCTGGGAACAGCGCGTGAAGGATATCGAGGCTGAGAGGGAGCGGTGCGTGGTGACAAGCCCCGGCTTCAGTTTCTCCGCTGCTGGGCTCCTTTTTCCTTATCACCTTGGCGTTGCTCGCTTTCTCATTGAGAATGGTTATATAAAG GAAACTACACCATTAGCAGGTTCCTCAGCTGGTGCCATAGTCTGTGCTGTGATCGCCTCTGGAGCCAGCATGGAAGAGGCCTTACTAGCTACTAAAATACTGGCTGAAGATTGCCGGAACAAAGGGACTGCATTTCGGCTTGGG GCTGTTCTACGGGATGTTCTTGACAAGTTTCTTCCCAATGATGCTCATAGTAGATCTAATGGGAGAGTTCGTG TTGCTGTGACCCAGATTCTCTGGAGGCCGAAGGGACTATTGGTGGATAAGTTTGAGTCAAAGGAAGATCTCATCAATGCAGTTTTTACTTCTTCCTTTATTCCAGG ATATCTTGCACCAAGACCAGCAACGATGTTCCGTAACCGCCTTTGCATAGATGGGGGTTTAACGTTGTTTATGCCCCCAACATCTGCTGCACAAACG GTACGTGTTTGTGCTTTTCCGGCCAGTCGGTTGGGATTGCAAGGAATAGGGATTAGTCCAGACTGCAATCCTGAAAATAGAGCTAGTCCCCGACAG CTTTTCAACTGGGCACTTGAGCCTGCAGATGATTCTATTCTTGATCAGCTATTTGAGCTTGGATATCAAGATGCTGCAGTGTGGGCTAAGGAGAACCCTGTCAGCAAATTAGTTGAAGATGGTAGTGCCTTTCTTGAGAATGGCCTCACACAGTAG
- the LOC107427785 gene encoding elongation of fatty acids protein 3-like: MNSILANLHYYLVNHPTILHFSWTPPQTFGSTILFLSLTIFSYLFLAFLLSHLSLPPIPTTFLKPITILHNLSLLLLSLIMAVGCTLSSLSHAPHLHWIICFPAKTPPTGPLFFWAYIFYLSKILEFLDTLLIILSGSINRLSFLHVYHHSTVVLMCYLWLQTSQSLFPVALVTNASVHVLMYGYYLLCAVGIRPKWKRVVTDCQIVQFMFSFAVSGRMLYLHFYGSGCSGMWGWCFNAVFNASLLYLFFDFHSKSYNKKKKENGVHNRVDKSKAS; encoded by the coding sequence ATGAATTCCATCCTCGCAAACCTCCATTACTACCTAGTAAACCACCCAACAATACTCCATTTTTCATGGACTCCACCTCAAACCTTTGGCTCCAcaattctttttctctctctcaccaTTTTCTCCTACCTCTTCCTCGCTTTCCTCCTCTCCCATCTCTCTCTCCCACCAATCCCCACCACCTTCCTCAAACCAATCACCATCCTCCACAACCTCTCTCTTCTCCTCCTCTCCCTCATTATGGCCGTTGGATGCACACTATCCTCCCTCTCCCATGCACCTCATCTCCACTGGATCATTTGCTTCCCTGCCAAAACCCCACCCACTGGGCCCCTCTTTTTCTGGGCCTACATTTTCTACCTCTCTAAGATTCTTGAATTTCTGGACACCCTTTTAATCATCCTAAGTGGGTCCATCAACCGGCTCTCTTTCCTCCACGTTTACCACCATTCCACCGTGGTGTTGATGTGCTATCTTTGGCTACAAACCTCGCAATCTCTATTTCCCGTGGCGCTCGTGACGAATGCGTCTGTGCACGTGCTGATGTACGGGTACTATTTGTTATGTGCGGTTGGGATCCGACCCAAGTGGAAACGGGTGGTGACGGACTGCCAGATCGTGCAGTTTATGTTCAGTTTTGCAGTTTCGGGTCGGATGCTGTATTTGCATTTTTATGGATCCGGGTGCTCCGGGATGTGGGGTTGGTGCTTCAATGCCGTTTTCAATGCCTCCCTTTTGTACCTGTTTTTTGATTTTCATAGCAAGAGTtataacaagaagaagaaggaaaatggGGTCCACAATCGTGTGGACAAAAGCAAAGCCTcatga